Genomic window (Flavobacteriales bacterium):
AGAAGAAGCGCAACGAGATCTTCCAGATGTCCATGCTGGAACCCAAGCTCGGCATCCTTGACGAGACCGATAGCGGCCTGGACATCGACGCATTGCGCATCGTGGCCGGCGGCGTGAACAAACTGCGCACCGCCGACAACGCCTTCATCGTGGTGACGCACTACCAGCGCCTGCTGGACTACATCATCCCCGACGTGGTACACGTGATGGCGGACGGCAAGATCATCAAGAGCGGCCCGAAGGAACTGGCGCTGGAGCTTGAGGAGAAGGGATATGATTGGGTGAAGGGATGAATGCCGATCAGATGATAGCACACAGTAAGGGCGGAAGATCTTCCGCCCCGGAAGATCTATCTGATCCCAAGGTCACCGTGCTATCCGCAATGGAAGGCAGCACATGGCCCGGTGCTGCGGAAGCCTTAGCGCTCGCGCACGAGCTACCGATCCCGGACCGGCGTACCGAGAAGTGGAAATACACGCGCGTCACCAAGCTCTTCTCATCAAATTACGTCGCGCCCGTTGCGCCTGTTGACGTTGAACTTCCTGCACGTTTACCGTTCCCGACCACCCGCGTGGTTTTCGTCAACGGTCACTTCCGCGCAGACCTCAGCGATGATCTAAAAACGGACAAGGGCGTGGTGATCGACAGCATCACCCATCATCTCGGCCATGGCCCGTTGAAAGCGAACTACGGTCACATCGCTACCATCGGCGATCGCCTGTTCACGGCGATGAACACAGCCGGACCAACGGACGGCCTCATCATACTCGCTACCAAAGGTTCAAAGGCGAGCAAGCCGATCCACGTCCTGCGCATCACCATTGGTGAGAAGGGTGCTGCCCCGATGCTGATCCAGCCGCGCGACCTCTTCATGCTGCATGAAGGAGCGGAATTGGAAGTGATCGATGAGCACATCGCCATCGGCGAGACGGCCACTTCCTTGGTGAACGGCATTCGCGAAAGCGCGGTGGGCGAAGGTGCGAGCCTCACGTTGCATCTTTTGCAGAACGAAGCGGATGGCCCGGCGGACATCAACCTCGACAGCGTGACCGTAGCGGCCAAAGGACACTTCAGTATCGACACCACGACGCTTTACGGACCACTGGTGCGCAATGAGGTGAACGTATCGCTCGCCGGTCCCGAAGCGCATGCCGAACTGAGCGGTGTGTATCTCTTGGACGGCAACGCGCACTGCGACAACCACAGCTACATCGGCCACGACGTGCCGGACTGCACCAGCGACGAACTCTACAAAGGCATCGTGGCGGGAAAGGCCACGGGCGTCTTCAACGGCAAGGTCTTCGTTAAGCAGGACGCCCAACGCACCCGCGCCTACCAAAGCAACGCGAACATCCTGCAAGGCGATGATGCCCGCGTGTTCTCGAAGCCCGAGCTGGAGATCTACGCCGACGACGTGAAGTGCAGCCACGGATGCACCATCGGCCGCATGGACGAGCAAGCGATCTTCTATCTCCGTTCACGCGGCGTAAGCGAGGCAGAGGCGCGCCGCATGATGTCGCATGCCTTCATGACCAACGTGCTAGACCGGATCGTGAACCCGGATTGGCGGAAGCACCTGGAGGGAATGATCGACGCGAAATTGGAGGAGATCTGAATGACTACCACGAAGAACGCGAAGGACACAAAGGGTTTGACCACTCCAACCTTCTTCGCGCCCTTCGTGTCCTTAGCGGTATAAAACCATGACGCTCGCTACCATCACACCGGTCTTCAATGTGGAGGAGATCCGTGCGCAGTTCCCGATCTTGAAGGAACTGGTGCATGGCAAGCCACTGGTCTACTTCGACAACGCCGCCACCAGCCAAAAGCCGCGCCGTGTGATCAAGGCCGAGAGCGCCTACTACGCGACGATCAATGCCAACGTGCATCGCGGTGTACACACGTTGAGCACGCTGGCCACGGAAGCGCAGGAAGCCGCCCGCGAGACCGTCCGCGCGCACATCAACGCGAAGCATGCGCACGAGGTGATCTTCACCAGCGGCACCACGGCGAGCCTCAATCTCGCGGCAAGCAGCCTCGGCCAATTGCTGCTGAAAAAGGGCGATGAAGTGCTCATCAGCGGCATGGAGCACCACGCGAACATCGTCCAGTGGCAACTGGCATGCGAGCGCTACGGTGCGAAGCTGAAGGTGATCCCGATCACGGATTCCGGCGAACTCGTCATTCCGGGCCCGACCCGGAATCCCGGCGTGTTCACCGATCACACCAAGATCCTCGCGATCTCCCACGTCAGCAATACACTCGGCACGATCAATCCGATAAAGGAACTGATCGCGGAGGCGAAGAAGCGCGGCATCATCACCGTGGTGGACGGCGCGCAGGCCATCCCGCATTTGCCCGTGGACGTGCAGGACCTCGGCTGCGACCTCTATGCCTTCAGCGGGCACAAGATGTACGCGCCCACCGGCATCGGCGTGCTCTACGGGCGCGAGGAGCTGCTGGAGCAAATGCCACCGTGGCAAGGCGGCGGCGAGATGATCGACCAGGTCACCTTCGAGAAGACCACCTACGCCAAACTGCCCTTCAAGTTCGAGGCCGGCACGCCGCACATCGCGGGCATCATCGGCTTGGGCGAGGCCGTGCGCTGGATGCGGGATTACGACCTCAGCGCCATGGCCGCGCACGAGCATTCACTGTTGGAACACGCCACCAAGGAGTTACTTGCCATTGATGGCCTGCGCATTATCGGCACAGCGAAAGAAAAAGTGGGCGTGATCAGCTTCGTCATCGACCCAGCGCACCCTGAGGGTCTCGAAGGGCGCGCTGGAGCTGGTGTCCACCACTATGACCTCGGCACCTTGCTGGACCAACAAGGCATCGCGGTGCGCACGGGCCACCACTGTACGCAACCGCTGATGGAACGCTTCGGCGTGAGCGGGACCACGCGGGCCAGCTTCGCACCTTTCAATACGATCGCCGAGGTGGATGTCATGGTTGCGGCGACGAAGAAGGCGGTGAAGATGCTGCGATGATGGACACGACCTTGGAACAAGCCCAACAAGAGATCGTGGACGAGTTCGCGATGCTCGGCGATTGGCAGGATCGCTATGAGCAGCTGATCGAGCTGGGCAAGGAACTGCCGTTGATCGCTGCCGAATTCAAGACCGAAGAGAACCTCGTGCGCGGATGCCAGAGCCGCGTCTGGCTCACTGCCGAACCACGGGGAGAGACGGTC
Coding sequences:
- the sufD gene encoding Fe-S cluster assembly protein SufD — protein: MIAHSKGGRSSAPEDLSDPKVTVLSAMEGSTWPGAAEALALAHELPIPDRRTEKWKYTRVTKLFSSNYVAPVAPVDVELPARLPFPTTRVVFVNGHFRADLSDDLKTDKGVVIDSITHHLGHGPLKANYGHIATIGDRLFTAMNTAGPTDGLIILATKGSKASKPIHVLRITIGEKGAAPMLIQPRDLFMLHEGAELEVIDEHIAIGETATSLVNGIRESAVGEGASLTLHLLQNEADGPADINLDSVTVAAKGHFSIDTTTLYGPLVRNEVNVSLAGPEAHAELSGVYLLDGNAHCDNHSYIGHDVPDCTSDELYKGIVAGKATGVFNGKVFVKQDAQRTRAYQSNANILQGDDARVFSKPELEIYADDVKCSHGCTIGRMDEQAIFYLRSRGVSEAEARRMMSHAFMTNVLDRIVNPDWRKHLEGMIDAKLEEI
- a CDS encoding cysteine desulfurase — protein: MTLATITPVFNVEEIRAQFPILKELVHGKPLVYFDNAATSQKPRRVIKAESAYYATINANVHRGVHTLSTLATEAQEAARETVRAHINAKHAHEVIFTSGTTASLNLAASSLGQLLLKKGDEVLISGMEHHANIVQWQLACERYGAKLKVIPITDSGELVIPGPTRNPGVFTDHTKILAISHVSNTLGTINPIKELIAEAKKRGIITVVDGAQAIPHLPVDVQDLGCDLYAFSGHKMYAPTGIGVLYGREELLEQMPPWQGGGEMIDQVTFEKTTYAKLPFKFEAGTPHIAGIIGLGEAVRWMRDYDLSAMAAHEHSLLEHATKELLAIDGLRIIGTAKEKVGVISFVIDPAHPEGLEGRAGAGVHHYDLGTLLDQQGIAVRTGHHCTQPLMERFGVSGTTRASFAPFNTIAEVDVMVAATKKAVKMLR